The genomic DNA ccatttatatgattcaGCAGTTTCAGATGCTAACAAAGAACCAGCAAACGTGACATTGTGATGATGATTATCGATTCCAGTGAACGGAACAAATACCAAGTCATACCTAAAAATTGAATTGATTATATTACAATTGCTTGCTGAATTGTGCtagtttaataaaaatatgaataaatGATCTACAAAAAGTGAATAAAATACCTGTTCGTACGGAACGTAGCATCAAAAGACATAACATCCCCAAAGACCTCATAATTCAGTTTCATTTCTTCATCAGCCCAAAATAATCCAGCAAGAGCACCTTTTTCATCACAATAAAATTCACAAGAAAAATTCGGCAAATACAGCTTCTTCTTCATAAGACGTTGGACAACCATATCCACATCAAACTCTCCAATGAACAAATTAATATCTCTTTTAAAATTTTTACAATCAGTAGACGTCACTCTAACCTTATCAAATCCACCACGAATCTTTCTCATAAGGTTGAATGCCCTAACTGGACCAATATTCATCTCAGGAAAATCAGAAAGCAGTTGCTCTTCAGTGAATGTCAACTTTCTAGACGAAGCTAAAAGATGATAATCCTCTTCATCAACAAAAGAATGATTATGCTCCTCAAATACATGAGAAATTCTATAAGTATTTTTTGGAGTTAAAGACAAACGGATGTGTGCCTTACATCCGGTACGTTTAGAAGGTCTCCTCCTTCGGTCATTTAACTTTTTATCAGCACCAACACTATCATTTACCGTGTCAACAGCACAGGATGTCGCTGAACCCTCTTTCGCACAAACAAAGTACTTTCTAATCACAACACCATTTTTTGAAGATTGAGTATGCTTTCGACCCTCAAACCCAGATAACTTAGCATACTTCTTATAGAAATTAAAGGCAGAATCAATTGACTGGAAATGCATACCAACTACAGGTTTGGAAGAATCTGGAACAATAGGAGTATAATACTGATTACCAGTAGTTGGACAGATACGAACTCCTGAACAAATCAAAAAACCAGAACAAATAAAAGATATCAGCACAAACTTTACAATAAACCAGCACAAAAAACAAGCACAACTTTACCAGACAAACTAGCACAAAATAAAGATATCAGCACAACTTTACAAACCTACACTTTAAAATATGATGTAATATAAAAAAACCAGCACAACTTCAAAAAACCAGCACAACTTCAGAACTAcacttttaaataaaaaccaGCACAACTTAGATCAaaactaaaaacctaaaaagtagaTGAAATTAAAACTAGAAGGTATTTTACCATCGACAGTAGTAGACATCATTAAAATAGAGGAGGATAAATCAGCAAATCAATGAATGAATAGAGGAGCTAGGGTTCCAGCaaatcgatgaaaacgatgaacGATTCAGCAGGATTGATCTCAATCTCGCAGGTACCGGCaaatcgatgaaaacgatcaacGATTCAGCAGGATTGAGATTGAGATTTGCGATTGATTTAGATGAAAACGATCTCGATGAAATTGGTAAGCtcaatgaatgaatgaatgaaaaaTATGAAAGAAGGAATGAAAATCGTGTGATTAAAACTAAGTACAGATCTGTTTGAAATTTGCATTTTCCAATATTACCCTTTCATCTAAATTAATGAGATTGCCACATGTAAGCTCAAGATTGCTTCTTAGGAAACTTAGGGAAGATTAAATTCTTAGTTGAACCTCTacctatatatgtatgtatatatatgtgtgagaGAGAGAACCCAATGAACCAGGCGCTATG from Helianthus annuus cultivar XRQ/B chromosome 7, HanXRQr2.0-SUNRISE, whole genome shotgun sequence includes the following:
- the LOC110867695 gene encoding protein FAR1-RELATED SEQUENCE 5-like, with the protein product MNIGPVRAFNLMRKIRGGFDKVRVTSTDCKNFKRDINLFIGEFDVDMVVQRLMKKKLYLPNFSCEFYCDEKGALAGLFWADEEMKLNYEVFGDVMSFDATFRTNRYDLVFVPFTGIDNHHHNVTFAGSLLASETAESYKWLLQSFLKAFGVAPKVVVTDQDAAMKIAIRDVFPDTRHRLCMWHIMIKVSEKVGTELSQDEVFKEDICDVVWTDALEPAQFETQWCDLMIKYNLTSNSWLSDMYNLRSVKIIFLVN